A stretch of DNA from Nitrosopumilus zosterae:
ATCTATTTCAGCATCTGTGCTTCCTTTTTCAATTAAATTAGCTAATACCTTGGTTTCATCAATATAGGACTTGAATTTTTTCATTGCGTTCATGTAGCTAATGTAGCTATCTTGCCATATTTCTGGAGGTTTTGATGTTACAAATTCACTAATTTGAGATGTTACTTGTGATGAAGTGACTTCTGCTACTACAATATAGTCTCGTGGAGAAATTTCGCCATTACGGAGGTTTTGATATTCAATTTCTATTGATTCTTGCAGTACTTCATGGATGTTCTTTACACCATTAAGATACCCCTCATAATCAGATACTACAAAAGTTGTTTCACCCTCTGGCGGAACTAACCACAACAAAAAACTGGCACCAGTAATTGCAGCTAAAATTATGACCGTTATTACAATCCCTTTTTTTGATGCCATTTTGTAATTTTATGGTCAGGGTGTTTATAATTGGTAATAATTTAAAAAATTATAATTTACATACAAACATTTGAAAAAACAATACTATTGTACTGAATTTCGCAGATTTTTTTTATAAATTGGTTATATTAAATGAATTTTTTAATAATTTTTACTTTTTACAGTCCAAAAAAATTACGTGTATCCAGTCTATAGTTAAATAAATTTTACAGCCTCTTCCTAAATACCCGTAAGATTGACAAATTTTAGAATGGTTCAAGCATATTGCGTAAAATGCAGAGCAAAAAGGGATATCAAAGATCCCAAAGAAACTAAACTAAAGAATGGACGTCCAGCTGTAAAAGGCACATGTCCTACTTGTGGAACTAATGTATTCCGTATTGGCGCAATGCCAAAATAATAACTTCTAACAAAAGTCCACTCGAATTCTCTTTTTCAAAACCAATATAGAGTCTAGTATACATTGTCATTTATTGACTAAAGCAGAATATGAAAAACTACTCAAACGTATTCAGGACAAATTAGGTGATAATAATGAAGATTCTTCGACTAGGTTTGAACTTCCTATTGTAGATGTAATGTGGGAAGGACAAAAAACTTTTCTTCGTAATTTTTCAGAATTTCCAAAGGTTCTTCGCAGAGATCCTGATAAAGTTCTCCAATATCTCTCAAAAGAATTTGCAGTTCCTGCTGAAAGACTTGGTGATAAAGCGATGTTTGTAGGACGGCGAGCTCCTGACGATTTTACAAGATTATTTCAAATTTATGTTAAAGATTACCTTGAATGTCCTACATGTAAAAGTCCAGATACTAAAATCCTTAAAGAAAATCGCATCTCATTTTTAATTTGTGAAGCATGTGGTGCAAAGTCTACTTTGAAGGGTAAATATGCGTAATGCAGTTCTCAGTACGTGTAACTGAGTATCAAAAAAATATGATGCTCAATATTTGTGATGCTGAATTGTTAGGGAAAAAAATTATTCAGGATGAATTAAACATCCATATCAGCGAAAGCTATTATGGTCAACGATTTGTTGAAAAAGACGAAGCGATTAATTTGCTAAAACAATCTTCGATTATAAACATGGTCGGAAAAGAAACAATTTCATTGTCTATTAATCTTGGAGTAGGTTCTGAAAATGGAGTTAAAACAATTTCTGGCGTTCCATTTCTGATCGTTTTTAATATGTAATGTTCTGAAGATTTGATTTTTGATTCTTGTTTATTTTTTTACAAAGGAAATCTCTTTTATCTAGTCTTTTCAATAATACTCATTGTCCAATGATATGAATTCTGATGATGTAATGTCTGATGATTTACTTTTTGATGATTTGAGTAGAAAGATAGAATCCAAGGTTGATAAAAAATTAATTTTTAAATCTAAACGAGGAGGTCTGAAGGACGGATTCAAAAAAGGTAAAGTGATCAATGAAGTTTTGGATAAACCAACTGTCATGACTCTTTACAAAATGATCACGGATCATGTTATTGCATATGTTAATGGAGCTATAAGTGCTGGAAAAGAATCAGTTCTTTTTTGGGGTGTTGATGGAAATGATGTTAATGTAGCATTAAAAATTTATTTGGTTAGTACATCAAATTTTAAAAAACGTGAACCATACATACTTGGTGATCCAAGATTTTCTCATATCAAAAAAGGTACAAAAAATTTAGTTTATCTATGGGCAAAAAAGGAATTTCGTAACTTATCTCAATGCTATGAGGCTGGAATTCCAGTTCCAAGACCGCTTTACCTTGTAAAAAATATCCTGATGATGGAATTTATAGGTCAAGATGGCGCTCCATCCAAATTATTACTATATTCAGAAGTTGATGAAGATGATTATCATAAAGCAATTTGTATCATTAAGGATCTTTACAATAAAGCAAAGTTGGTCCACGGTGATTTTTCAGAATATAATATTTTTAAAACGGAAAATGGATTAGTAGTTTTTGATCTAGGTTCTGGAGTTGATCTTAGACATCCAAATGCACAAGAATTTCTTAAAAGAGATATTAATAACATTACAAAATTCTTCCATAAAAGAGGAATTTCTGTTGAAGATCCAATTAAATTATTTGAGGAAATTGTACAATGAGTTTTGAAAAATTAATTCGTATTCCAAATGATAGAATTGCTGTTTTAATTGGAAAATCGGGTAATGTGAAATCAAAAATTGAATCTATATGTCATGTTTCTTTAGACATTGATGGTGAAACTGGTGAAGTTTTTATTAAATCTCAAGGTGATGTAGAAAAAATTCAACCATTCAAAGCAATGGAAATTGTTACAGCTATTGGTAGAGGTTTTTCACCAGAAAATGCTATGACTTTATTGCAAGGTGAAAATGCATTGCATGTAATTGATCTTAGAGAATTTGCTGGAAAATCTAATGCCAATGTTGAAAGGATAAAAGGGAGGATCATTGGAGAAGGTGGTAGAGCTAGACGAAATATGGAAAATCTTAGTGGTACTCATATCTCAGTTTATGGAAAAACTGTTTCAATTATTGGTGATTCAAGTAAATTACGATTAGCTGTGGATGCGATATCTTCTATTTCAAGTGGAAGTATGCATGGAGCAGTTTATACAAAATTAGAAGCTGCAAATCGAAGAGATAAACAAGAAAAAATGAAATTATGGGAAGATCAAGATGTCTTTGATTAAAGAAAAATTTAACCAAATTTCACCTAGTGAATTCTTTTACAGTAACCGTGATTTAGCCGGATTTAGCAATCCTACGCGCTCTCTCTACACTGCAGTAAGAGAATTTGTTGAAAATGCATTAGATGCCTGTGATCAAAAAGGAATTCTTCCAGATGTTCATTTAATTATCAAGGCTGTAGATCCTGAAAAATCTGACCCAAAACCATACATTTTGACTGTAAAAGATAACGGGCCTGGAATAGATCCTGAACACATTCCACTTGCATTTGGTACTGTATTGTATGGTTCCAAATTTGGACTTAAACAGGCAAGAGGTATGTTTGGACTTGGTGCAACTATGGCAATTCTGTATGGACAAATTACAACTAACAAACCTGTTACTGTGAAAAGTTCTGTAGATGGAAGCACTCAAGATGAATTTGAATTATTATTGGATATTCAAAAAAACAAACCTGTGATTGTAAAGCACACCACAAAAGAAGTTTCAAAGAAAGGTCTTTCAGTGAGCATTTGTTTAGAAGGTGATTATTCTAAAGCAGGAAACAAAATCAGAGACTATGTTTATGAAACTTCTTTGATTACTCCTTATGCATCAATAACTTTTGATGATCCTAAAGGGGAAAAATTCTCTCATCCACGATTTGTAAAAGACATCCCTCCACCTCCAACAATAATTAGACCTCATCCTCATGGAATTGATGTAGAAAGAATAAGAAGAATGATTGTCGAATCTCAATTTGAAATTCCAAATATTGATGACGCAATGATTGAAAAAGTACGAAAAGATCTAGGATTATCGGTGAAAAATCTTAGCTTTACTGCTATTATGGATAAGGCAAAGAAAAAATGGAAAACTTTGTCACGTCAAGTTAGAGTAGTTATTGCTTTGATGTCATTTCTAAAAATGGATTTTGAAAAACTAAACAAAATAAAAATTGAAGATATTGATATGCCTAACAAAAAATTATTTTATTGGGATTTTGGTGATTCACAATCAAAATCTGTAGACATGGATCCTGAAAGTTCCTATTTCAAACAATTAACTAATACGGTTCAAGGCGAACCTTTGACTACATTTTTGACTAAAAGATTTCAAAGAATAGGTCCTACTACTGCACTCAAATTTGCAGAATTTGCTGGATTCAAACCTGAAAAGCGAATGGGTACTATGACCAATCAAGAATTAGTTAACCTGAGTGACTCTCTTCAAAAATTTGACGATTTTCTTGCACCTGATCCAAGCTGTCTTGCTCCTTTAGGAGAAGGACCTTTAGAGAAAGGAATACAGAAATTTTTTAATCCTGACTTTGCTGCTGTAGTTCAACGTCCTGCATCTGCATATTCTGGATTTCCTTTCATAATTGAGATGGGAATTGCCTATGGTGGCGATATTAAAACTGGTGGACCACATGTTTACAGATATGCAAACAGAATTCCGTTGCTCTATGATGAAGGTAGTGATGTAGTACTCAA
This window harbors:
- a CDS encoding DUF5679 domain-containing protein; translated protein: MVQAYCVKCRAKRDIKDPKETKLKNGRPAVKGTCPTCGTNVFRIGAMPK
- a CDS encoding translation initiation factor IF-2 subunit beta; this encodes MTKAEYEKLLKRIQDKLGDNNEDSSTRFELPIVDVMWEGQKTFLRNFSEFPKVLRRDPDKVLQYLSKEFAVPAERLGDKAMFVGRRAPDDFTRLFQIYVKDYLECPTCKSPDTKILKENRISFLICEACGAKSTLKGKYA
- a CDS encoding DUF424 domain-containing protein produces the protein MQFSVRVTEYQKNMMLNICDAELLGKKIIQDELNIHISESYYGQRFVEKDEAINLLKQSSIINMVGKETISLSINLGVGSENGVKTISGVPFLIVFNM
- a CDS encoding serine protein kinase RIO produces the protein MNSDDVMSDDLLFDDLSRKIESKVDKKLIFKSKRGGLKDGFKKGKVINEVLDKPTVMTLYKMITDHVIAYVNGAISAGKESVLFWGVDGNDVNVALKIYLVSTSNFKKREPYILGDPRFSHIKKGTKNLVYLWAKKEFRNLSQCYEAGIPVPRPLYLVKNILMMEFIGQDGAPSKLLLYSEVDEDDYHKAICIIKDLYNKAKLVHGDFSEYNIFKTENGLVVFDLGSGVDLRHPNAQEFLKRDINNITKFFHKRGISVEDPIKLFEEIVQ
- a CDS encoding KH domain-containing protein — encoded protein: MSFEKLIRIPNDRIAVLIGKSGNVKSKIESICHVSLDIDGETGEVFIKSQGDVEKIQPFKAMEIVTAIGRGFSPENAMTLLQGENALHVIDLREFAGKSNANVERIKGRIIGEGGRARRNMENLSGTHISVYGKTVSIIGDSSKLRLAVDAISSISSGSMHGAVYTKLEAANRRDKQEKMKLWEDQDVFD
- a CDS encoding DNA topoisomerase VI subunit B, yielding MSLIKEKFNQISPSEFFYSNRDLAGFSNPTRSLYTAVREFVENALDACDQKGILPDVHLIIKAVDPEKSDPKPYILTVKDNGPGIDPEHIPLAFGTVLYGSKFGLKQARGMFGLGATMAILYGQITTNKPVTVKSSVDGSTQDEFELLLDIQKNKPVIVKHTTKEVSKKGLSVSICLEGDYSKAGNKIRDYVYETSLITPYASITFDDPKGEKFSHPRFVKDIPPPPTIIRPHPHGIDVERIRRMIVESQFEIPNIDDAMIEKVRKDLGLSVKNLSFTAIMDKAKKKWKTLSRQVRVVIALMSFLKMDFEKLNKIKIEDIDMPNKKLFYWDFGDSQSKSVDMDPESSYFKQLTNTVQGEPLTTFLTKRFQRIGPTTALKFAEFAGFKPEKRMGTMTNQELVNLSDSLQKFDDFLAPDPSCLAPLGEGPLEKGIQKFFNPDFAAVVQRPASAYSGFPFIIEMGIAYGGDIKTGGPHVYRYANRIPLLYDEGSDVVLKVVNDTDWGRYKVKGDPPFIIVSHICSTRIPYKTAGKENVADRPEIERELRLGLQYLSRKLAAYMSKRGQADMAKKRANLYAKYIPLIATFATELAGKKKEPNFKKILENENIESKKTIDEENEVEN